AACCGCCCGCCTGCGGGGTCAGTGTCATATTGGCGGCATCGGCGGACCAGGTATGCGCGTCGTTCCACCAGGCAGCGGGCCTGATCAGCGCGAGCCATGTATCCAGCGGGCTGGCCGCGACATCGGCCTGGTCCTGCGTCACGAAGCCGCGTTCGCTGGTCTCGGCAACCGTGGCCGAAAGCGGCATCGCAGCCGTCAGCGTGGCTGCGGCAAGAACCGTTGTGACAAGACGCATGGACCCTCTCCCCTGTGCGGAGAAACGTCCTAAGCGAAGTTGCGCCTGTTTGGAAGCGGCGGGTCGATCAGTCCGCGAGGATCGCGTCGATCGCGTGGGTCACGTCTTCGATCGAAGCCATGCCATCGACCCGGCTGACTATACCGCGTGCTTCGTAGCCCGGCAAGATCGGGGCAGTCTTGCCGCGATATTCCTGCATGCGGGTACGCACGGTGTCCTCGTTATCGTCGGGGCGGCGCTTGAATTCGGTCGAGCCGCATTTGTCGCACACGCCCTCTTTCTCGGGGAGCTTGAAGACGTCGTGATAGCCCGCACCGCAATTGGCGCAGGTGAAGCGCCCGGTGATCCGTTCCACCAGTGCATCCTCGTTCACTTCGAGTTCGACCACATGGTCGAGCTTGCGGCCGTGCCGCGCGAGGATTTCGTCGAGCTGATCGGCCTGCGCCGCGGTCCGCGGATAGCCATCGAAGATCGCGCCGATCTCGGGACCCATCTCGGTCAGCTTGGCATCGATCATGGCCGAAACGATCTCGTCCGAAACGAGCCCGCCCGAATCCATGATGTCGGCGACCGTACGGCCCAGTTCGGTATCGGCCTTGCGCGTGTCACGCAGCATGTCACCGGTCGAGAGCTGGCGCATGCCATGATGCTCGACCAGTCGCTGAGCCTGCGTTCCCTTACCGGCGCCCGGAGGGCCCAGGAGGATAATGTCCATCGCGTATTGTCCCCTTCGCCCGTGCTGTGCCTTAACGCAGGCGTCCCTTCAACTTCGCTTTTTTGATGAGGTCGCCATACTGGTGTGCCAGCAGATGCGACTGGACCTGGCTGATCGTATCGACTGTCACATTGACCACGATGAGCAGGCTGGTGCCGCCGAGGAACAGCGGAACGCCGGTCTGTGCGATCATGTATTCAGGCAGCACACAAACGATCGTCAGGTAGATTGCCCCGATCACGGTGATACGCGTCAGCACATAGTCGAGATACTGCTCGGTGCGCTTGCCCGGACGGATACCCGGGATGAAGCCGCCGTTCTTCTTCAGGTTCTCGGCGGTCTCTTCGGGATTGAAGACGATCGCGGTGTAGAAGAAACAGAAGAAGATGATGCCGAGGGCATACAGCGCCATATAGAGCGGCTGGCCGTGCTGGAGATATTGCAGCACCGACTGGAGCACACCCCCCGCAGCGCTATCGGTATCGACCGAATTGCCGGCGAACTGGGTGATCGTCAGCGGCAGCAACAGCAGCGAACTGGCGAAAATCGGCGGAATCACACCAGCGGTGTTCAGCTTGAGCGGCAGGTGCGAGCGGTCGGCCTGCATCATGCCGCGCTGCGTCGCGCGCTTGGGATACTGGATCAGCAGGCGGCGCTGCGCGCGTTCCATGAAACAGATCACGAGGATCAGGATCACAACCATCGCGATCAGCCCGACGATGATCCCGGTGGCGATCGAGCCTTCCGAATAGCCCGAACCGAGGTTCGAAACGAAGGTTGGGAACTGGGCGACAATGCCCGCCATGATGATCAGTGAAACGCCGTTACCGATACCGCGGCTGGTGATCTGTTCACCCAGCCACAGCAGGAACATAGTCCCGCCAACGAGGCTGATGACCGCGCCGACGCGGAACATGATGCCGGGATCGACCACTGCCTGCAGCCCGCTCTGCGCGCCGAAGCTTTCGAGGCCCGAAGCGAGGAACCAGCCCTGGATCGCGCACAGGAACACGGTGCCGTAGCGCGTATACTGGTTGAGCTTCTGGCGGCCCGCGCCGCCTTCCTTCTTGAGCGCGGCGAGGCTGGGATGCAGCGCGGCTGCCAGCTGCACCACGATCGAGGCGGTAATATAGGGCATGACGCCGAGCGCGATGAGACTCATGCGCTCAAGGCTGCCGCCCGAGAAAGTGTTGAACAGGTCGAGGATCCCGCCCCGCGTCTGATCGTAGAGGTCACCCAGAATCAGCGGATTCACGCCCGGAAGCGGAACGAAGCTGAGAAAGCGGAAGACGATCAGGGCCGCGATAGTGAACCAGATACGGTTCTTCAGCTCGGTGGCCTTGGAGAAGTTTGCGAGACTCATATTGCTCGCGATATTGTCGGCGCGTGATGCCATGGGAATCTGTTCAATCCTGAATTGGCGCCGGTCCCTCCCGGCACAGGAAGGCTAGATAGGGAGCGGGGGACGGATTGTCGAACCCGCCCCCCGAATTATCCCGCTTACTTTGCCTTGGCAGCCTTATTGGCTTCGGCGCGAGCAGCTTTCTTCTCGTGCTCGGGCTTGTCGGCCGGGATCACGTCGACCTTGCCGCCAGCCTTCTCGACTGCCTCGATAGCGCCCTTGGAGGCACCGGCAACCTTGAAGGTGACCTTGGCCTTGAGCTCGCCCTTGGCGAGGAGGCGGACGCCGTCCTTGCCACCGCGCGCGAGGCCAGCGGCCCGCAGCGTTTCGTGGTCGAGGACCTTCGATCCGTCGAGCTTCTTGGCGTCGATGAACTTCTGCACCATGCCGATGTTCACTTCGGCAAAGTCCTTGCCGAACGGATTGTTGAAGCCGCGCTTCGGCAGACGCATGTGGAGCGGCATCTGGCCGCCTTCGAAGCCCTTGATGGCTACACCCGAACGGGCCTTCTGGCCCTTCTGGCCACGGCCGGCAGTCTTGCCCTTGCCCGAGCCGATGCCACGGCCGACACGGATCCGGCTCTTGCGTGCGCCGGCATTGTCGCGGATATCATTAAGTTTCATAGTGCACTCGCTTTCGCTTTCTAGGCCCCATCACGGGGTTCGCGCTGTTGGGAAGTGGGCGCCGATAGTCTGTTTGGCCGATCTTGTCGACCCCGAATTCGGCGGATCCTGACAGTGGCAGTGCCGAGGGCGATCGGCAAGGGTATGGGGCGATATGGTTCTGCAAAACCGGGGTCTGGGGGCTGACAGGTCCGCGCCGCCTATGAGCGGTCGGGAAGCGGCGCTGATCGGCTCCCTGCTGCTCGTCTTCGCGTTGGTAACGCGCATCGCCACCTTCGGCCATCCCGACCTGCATATCGACGAGACCTTCTACTTCGCTGCCGGGGTGGAAATGGTGCATGGCGCGATCCCCTATGTCGATGTGTGGGACCGCAAGCCGCCCGGGCATTTCCTGCTGTTCGGGGCCTTGGCAGCCATTTCGGACTGGTATGTCACCTACCAGATCGCCGCCACGATCTTCGCCGCGGCAACCGCCTTGACGATCTATGCCATGGCGCGGGGGCTGACTTCGCGGGGACCTGCGCTGCTCGGGGCCGGCACCTATCTCACCGCCATTTGCCTGTTCCACGGCCAGGGAGGGCAGAGCCCGGTATTCTACAATCTGTTCATCGCTGCCGCTGCAGCGCTCAGCCTCGCGAGCATTCCCCGCTTCGAAAGCCGCGCAGCGCAGCGCGCGGTAGCGCTGGCCATGCTGCTTGCCGGGATCGCGATCACCATAAAGACCACCGCGGTCTTCGAAGCGATGTTCCTCGGCCTGTTTGCAGCGGGCTTGCAGGTCAGGACAGCCGGTATCGGCCGCACAACCATGCTGCGCATTCTGGGCTGGACCGCGCTGGGCCTGTTGCCGAGCGCGCTGTTCGCTGCGTGGTATGCACTCAACGGCTATTGGGATGAATACTGGACCGCGATGGTCCTCTCGAACCTGCGCAAACCGGTCGAAGACAATGGCGGGATGCAGAGATTGCTCATCCTTGCGCTGATGCTGCTCCCGCTTGGCGCAGCCGGAATCCTCGCACTGACCCGGATCTCGGGCATCTATCGCCTGTTCTTCGCCGGATGGTTGCTCGCAGCCCTGATTGGGTTCTTCTCGGTCCCCGCCTTCTATCTGCACTATGCCCTGCCGCTGCTGGTGCCCTTGTGCGCGCTCGCCCCGGCGAGCCTCGCCTGGCCGAGAACGGGGGCTGTGCTGCTCGGCATTGCGGCGGTGATGCCGGTCCTTTTCCATCCGTTCTTCGGTTTTGCCGAAACTCGCGAGGCCCGCACCGCCATGTCCAGGCTCGCCGCCGCCATCGAGCGGAGCAAGGGCGACGGCCCCCTGCTGATCTATGACGGCCCGCCGCTGCTCTATACGCTCACCGGATCGCGGTTTCCCACGCCGCTCGCATTCCCCAACCATTTGCACCAGGCATCCGAGAGCGATGTCAGCCACATCGCCACGCTCAGCGAGGTCGAGCGGCTATTGGCGCAGCGCCCCGGCGCCATCGTCGACCGCACCACCAAGGTTACCAATACCGCCACCAGCACGCTGGTGCGCGCCTATGCGAAACGGAACTGCCGCAAGGTGGCGTCGGAACCCCTGCTCGAGGGGTGGGACATCGAGGTTGTGGTCTACGGCCATTGCCGCGCAGCCGCGGACCAATAAAAAAGGGCCGGACAACGTCTCGCGTTGCCCGGCCCTTCAATTCGGCATGACCCGGTTGTCTAGTCGACGACGGTCACCAGATGCGGGATCTTGGCGATCGCGCCGCGCACCTCGGGGGTGTCCTGACGCTCAACAACCTTGTGCAGCTTGTTGAGGCCCAGACCAATGAGGATCTGGCGCTGGCTTTCCGGGCGGCGGATCGGCGAACCGATCTGCTTGATCTTGACGGTTTTCGCTTTGGCCATCGTTATTACTCCACGACTGCCGCGGCGTCGGCTTCAGCCTCGGCCTCGGAAGAACCACCGCGGCCGAGCAAGTCGGCAACCTTCTTGCCACGACGCTGGGCCACGGACTTCGGCGAAGTCTGCGTGGTCAGCGCGTCGAAAGTGGCGCGGATCATGTTGTAGGGGTTCGAGGTGCCGACCGACTTGGTCACCACGTCGGCAACGCCGAGGCTCTCGAACACGGCGCGCATCGGACCACCGGCGATGATGCCGGTACCCGGAGGCGCGGTGCGGACGGTAACCTTGCCGGCACCGAAGTGACCCTTGCCGTCGTGATGGAGGGTGCGGCCCTCCTTCAGCGGGACACGGACCATCTTCTTGCGCGCAGCGGCAGTCGCCTTGCTGATCGCTTCGGGCACTTCGCGAGCCTTGCCCTTGCCGAAGCCAACGCGGCCCTGGCCGTCACCGACAACCACGAGTGCAGCAAAACCGAAGCGCTTACCGCCCTTCACCGTCTTGCTGACGCGGTTGATGTGGACGAGCTTCTCGATGATGCCGTCGTCTTCTTCCTCGCGGCGTCCGCCACGACGGTTGTTGTCGCGGCCACCACGGCCACGGCCACCGCCGCCACCACCGCGATTGTCACGGCCACCACGGCCCTGGCGTTCGCGCGGCTGGCCTTCGGCACCCTGGGCGGGGCTCTGGTTGGCAGCTGCTTCCGAAGGCGTATCGGCGACAGCCGGCTCTTCCTTCGTGACGGGAGCTTCGGTTTCGGCCTTGGCCGGCGTCGCTTCGACCTTGGTCTCTTCGACCTTGGTTTCGGCTTCGGTGTTTTCGGTCTTGTTTTCGTCAGCCATCATCAGAACTCCAGCCCGCCTTCGCGAGCGGCGTCGGCCAGCGCCTTGACGCGGCCATGGAACAGGAAGCCGCCGCGATCGAAGACGACGGTGGTCACGCCGGCCTTCTTGGCAGCAGCGGCGATGTCGGTGCCGACCTTCTTGGCCGCATCGACATTGGCGCCCGAGTTCTTCGTGCCGAGCGTCGAAGCGGCGGCGAGGGTCTTGCCCGCGGCGTCGTCGATGATCTGCGCGTAGATGTGCTGGCCGGTGCGGTGCACCGACAGGCGGGGCTTGCCACCCGACACGTTGCGAAGCGCGGTGCGGACGCGGCGACGGCGACGTTCAAAGAGAGAGAGCTTGGCCATCTTACTTCTTCTTCCCTTCCTTGCGGAAGATATACTCGCCGCGGTACTTGATGCCCTTGCCCTTGTAGGGTTCGGGCTTGCGCCACTTGCGGACATTCGCCGCAAACTGACCCACGGCCTGCTTGTCGATACCGCTGATCTCGATGGTGGTCTGGTCAGGGGTCTTCACCTCGAGGCCTTCCGGCACATCGAGGTCGACATCGTGCGAGTAACCGAGCTGAAGCTTGAGCTTCTTGCCCTGCGCCTGCGCAC
This genomic window from Qipengyuania sp. HL-TH1 contains:
- the rplR gene encoding 50S ribosomal protein L18 encodes the protein MAKLSLFERRRRRVRTALRNVSGGKPRLSVHRTGQHIYAQIIDDAAGKTLAAASTLGTKNSGANVDAAKKVGTDIAAAAKKAGVTTVVFDRGGFLFHGRVKALADAAREGGLEF
- a CDS encoding adenylate kinase, coding for MDIILLGPPGAGKGTQAQRLVEHHGMRQLSTGDMLRDTRKADTELGRTVADIMDSGGLVSDEIVSAMIDAKLTEMGPEIGAIFDGYPRTAAQADQLDEILARHGRKLDHVVELEVNEDALVERITGRFTCANCGAGYHDVFKLPEKEGVCDKCGSTEFKRRPDDNEDTVRTRMQEYRGKTAPILPGYEARGIVSRVDGMASIEDVTHAIDAILAD
- the rpmD gene encoding 50S ribosomal protein L30, which codes for MAKAKTVKIKQIGSPIRRPESQRQILIGLGLNKLHKVVERQDTPEVRGAIAKIPHLVTVVD
- the secY gene encoding preprotein translocase subunit SecY — its product is MASRADNIASNMSLANFSKATELKNRIWFTIAALIVFRFLSFVPLPGVNPLILGDLYDQTRGGILDLFNTFSGGSLERMSLIALGVMPYITASIVVQLAAALHPSLAALKKEGGAGRQKLNQYTRYGTVFLCAIQGWFLASGLESFGAQSGLQAVVDPGIMFRVGAVISLVGGTMFLLWLGEQITSRGIGNGVSLIIMAGIVAQFPTFVSNLGSGYSEGSIATGIIVGLIAMVVILILVICFMERAQRRLLIQYPKRATQRGMMQADRSHLPLKLNTAGVIPPIFASSLLLLPLTITQFAGNSVDTDSAAGGVLQSVLQYLQHGQPLYMALYALGIIFFCFFYTAIVFNPEETAENLKKNGGFIPGIRPGKRTEQYLDYVLTRITVIGAIYLTIVCVLPEYMIAQTGVPLFLGGTSLLIVVNVTVDTISQVQSHLLAHQYGDLIKKAKLKGRLR
- the rpsE gene encoding 30S ribosomal protein S5, translating into MMADENKTENTEAETKVEETKVEATPAKAETEAPVTKEEPAVADTPSEAAANQSPAQGAEGQPRERQGRGGRDNRGGGGGGRGRGGRDNNRRGGRREEEDDGIIEKLVHINRVSKTVKGGKRFGFAALVVVGDGQGRVGFGKGKAREVPEAISKATAAARKKMVRVPLKEGRTLHHDGKGHFGAGKVTVRTAPPGTGIIAGGPMRAVFESLGVADVVTKSVGTSNPYNMIRATFDALTTQTSPKSVAQRRGKKVADLLGRGGSSEAEAEADAAAVVE
- the rplO gene encoding 50S ribosomal protein L15, with amino-acid sequence MKLNDIRDNAGARKSRIRVGRGIGSGKGKTAGRGQKGQKARSGVAIKGFEGGQMPLHMRLPKRGFNNPFGKDFAEVNIGMVQKFIDAKKLDGSKVLDHETLRAAGLARGGKDGVRLLAKGELKAKVTFKVAGASKGAIEAVEKAGGKVDVIPADKPEHEKKAARAEANKAAKAK